The Vibrio tarriae genome includes the window AACGGATACAAATTTTACAATGGTACGCTTTGGTAACGTTTTGGGTTCATCAGGCTCCGTTGTACCCCTCTTTAAAAAACAAATTCGAGACGGTGGCCCAGTTACGGTGACTCATCCTGATATAACTCGTTACTTTATGCTAATTCCGGAAGCAGCCCAACTCGTTATCCAAGCAAGTGCTATGGGGCAAAATGGACAAGTATTCGTTCTAGACATGGGAGAGCCAATTAAAATTATTGATCTCGCGAAACGTATGATCCATCTAATGGGTATGAAAGAGTTTTATGATGGAAAAGGTGATGAGGGTGATATCGAGATTAAATTCACAGGTCTTCGTCCCGGTGAAAAACTCTATGAGGAATTATTAATTGGAGGCAACGTACAAGGAACGTCTCATCCAAAAATAATGACGGCATGTGAAGAAAAATTAAACTGGGAAGAGATGAAAATAGTACTATCGCAGTTGGAAGATTATTGCCACAAGTTTGACCTAGATGGAATTAAAAAAGTGATTCTAGAAGCTCCCACAGGCTATATAACTTTATCTAATAAATAAAGCACCTACTAGAATGTAAGCACTTTATCGAGTCACTTCATTCAAGCGGCATCCATGATAATACTGTACGAGCTTTAGCGTTATTTACCAATAAGTCTCCAAGAATTTGATTAGAAAGATATTTTCTACCAATAATGTTCAATCCTATACGCAGTAAAGCTACCGGGACAGGGATTAAAATAACCATTCTTCCATGGGCATGCGCTAATTCCTGAATCAACTGTTTTGTGCTCCAAACTCTATTATCAGAAATGACAAAAATCTGTCCAGCGGCTTCAGGCTTGAAAATACATAGTTCAAGAAAGGTAATAAGATTTTCGATCGATACAAAACTTTTTTTGTTATTTACAGAGCCAAACGGCAGTATTGGAAAAATCTTCATAAACCTAGTCAACTTAGCGATATTTCCAGGTGCTGAAGGTGAATAAACTAATGGAGGTCGAACAATAACAAGTTCTGTAGTAGACTCAGAAGCTAGTTTCCTTAATACTTTCTCAGCCTCATATTTAGAACACGCATAAGGTTCATTTGGATTACATTCTGATTCTTCATCAAATGGAATATCTTTTGTCTGATTTCCAATAACACCAATTGAACTAACAAAGATAAAACGCTTTACTCCTGCCTTTTCAGATTGCTTAAATAGATTAACCACAGCATTAACATTCACTTCCATGAGCAACTTCGTGCAATCCAAAGTTTTAGGTAGCCTGTTATGAGCTAAGGCAGCCAAATGCACAATTGATTCAACCCCTTCAAGAGCTGTCCCCCAATTAGTACTCCCTGAAATATTACCCACAACAAAAGATCCACCTTCCATATTGTCAGGTGCCTGACGATATGCTGCAATAACATTGGCACGAGCTTTGAGATGCTCAACTAGATGAGAACCAATATATCCACTAGCCCCTGTAATTAGTATTTTTTTACGATACATATCAAAACTTAAACCAATTATTTGCCACTTTAAAATAGTATTTGGTAATAATAAAACCAATCGGAACTGAAGTTAACAATGAAATACCGTATGCCAACCATTCAGGCAAAGAATAGCTTTCCACCCCTAACTTCATAGAAAAAAATCCCACAAAGAATTGGCACAGATAAGCTAATGGATAGCATAGCAAAGCTAA containing:
- a CDS encoding NAD-dependent epimerase/dehydratase family protein, translated to MYRKKILITGASGYIGSHLVEHLKARANVIAAYRQAPDNMEGGSFVVGNISGSTNWGTALEGVESIVHLAALAHNRLPKTLDCTKLLMEVNVNAVVNLFKQSEKAGVKRFIFVSSIGVIGNQTKDIPFDEESECNPNEPYACSKYEAEKVLRKLASESTTELVIVRPPLVYSPSAPGNIAKLTRFMKIFPILPFGSVNNKKSFVSIENLITFLELCIFKPEAAGQIFVISDNRVWSTKQLIQELAHAHGRMVILIPVPVALLRIGLNIIGRKYLSNQILGDLLVNNAKARTVLSWMPLE
- a CDS encoding GtrA family protein codes for the protein MISIESKFIRFVIVGITNTAISYVSFLLLNMIFDYQVSYALSYGLGLISSYILNGKWTFSARLGYLALLCYPLAYLCQFFVGFFSMKLGVESYSLPEWLAYGISLLTSVPIGFIITKYYFKVANNWFKF